One Methanobacterium sp. DNA window includes the following coding sequences:
- a CDS encoding type I restriction endonuclease subunit R, translating to MNNLNEDSIEQMALNILSEMGYEILHGPDISPDSPTPMRELYSDVVITERLRDAIYLLNPDIPPTAKEEAVKKVIRSNSPDIITNNLQFHQFLTDGITVEYRQDGRIVYDKVWLFDFQKPENNIFTAINQFTIIENDNNRRPDIILFVNGLPLVVIELKNPADEKATLNKAYQQLQTYKSQIPSLFHFNEILMISDGMEARAGTLTSDYQRFMPWKTISGEKDALLTMLEMEVLIRGMFNKKVLLDLIHHFIVYDDSDAIIKKKLAAYHQYHAVNKAVDATIEAAGPEGDHRCGVVWHTQGSGKSLIMAFYAGKLVLEMDNPTLVVLTDRNDLDDQLFGTFKASQNILRQEPVQAENRDHLQELLQVSSGGIVFTTIQKFLPEKGTEYPTLSERRNIVVIADEAHRSQYDFIDGFARHMRDALPNASFIGFTGTPLERGDKNTVAVFGNYIDIYDIEQAVEDGATVRIYYENRLVKLDLKEEEKQHIDPQFDFITEGQEMERQEKLKSKWARMEAVVGSQTRIKRVAKDLIRHFEERLDAMDGKGMVVCMSRRICIELYKEIVKLRPEWHNDDDMHGFLKVVMTGSATDPLDWQPHIRNKPRRKQLGDTFRDPNSPIKLVIVRDMWLTGFDVPSLNTMYIDKPMQGHGLMQTIARVNRVYKDKEGGLIVDYLGIATELKKALSQYTDGGGRGEIAFDQEQAVAILMEKYEIVIGLFYGFRYQGFHKANTSEKLKLMRDGADFVLGQEDGKKRCLKYVNELSKAFSLAVPHPQAMRIRDDLAFFKAVKNYIVKITNPPGGEVEDVDLAIQQILSTALISDEVLDLFQLAGLKKPDISILSDEFLLEVKDMEHKNTAAELLKRLLNDEINSISRKNVIEARSFADMLEKTINQYHNRNIEAVAVIEELIALAKKMKEAQNRGDDLGLTEYELAFYDALGVNDSAVHVLGDDTLREIAMELVKAIKSNITIDWTLRESVQAKMRVAVKRILKQYGYPPDKQKLAVKTVLEQANRVCEEWVAT from the coding sequence ATGAATAATCTCAACGAGGATTCAATTGAACAAATGGCCCTTAATATCCTCTCTGAAATGGGATACGAAATCCTCCATGGCCCTGACATCTCGCCTGATAGCCCCACCCCCATGCGGGAGCTCTACAGTGATGTGGTTATAACTGAAAGGCTGAGAGATGCTATTTATCTTTTGAATCCAGATATTCCCCCCACAGCCAAGGAAGAAGCTGTGAAAAAAGTAATTCGTTCTAACAGTCCTGACATTATAACTAACAACCTTCAATTCCATCAGTTTTTAACGGATGGAATCACTGTTGAATACCGTCAAGATGGTAGAATAGTATATGATAAAGTATGGCTTTTTGACTTCCAAAAACCTGAAAACAACATCTTTACAGCTATTAACCAGTTTACAATCATAGAAAATGACAATAATCGCCGTCCAGATATAATTCTTTTTGTTAATGGTCTACCTTTAGTTGTTATTGAGCTTAAAAATCCCGCAGATGAAAAAGCTACACTCAATAAAGCATACCAACAACTGCAAACATACAAATCTCAGATTCCGTCTCTATTCCATTTTAATGAGATTTTAATGATTTCAGATGGTATGGAAGCTCGTGCAGGTACCTTAACCAGTGATTATCAACGTTTTATGCCATGGAAAACCATCAGTGGAGAAAAGGATGCATTGCTTACTATGTTGGAGATGGAAGTTCTCATAAGAGGCATGTTCAATAAAAAAGTCTTATTGGATTTAATTCATCATTTTATTGTCTACGATGATTCAGATGCTATAATAAAGAAAAAACTTGCAGCTTATCATCAGTACCATGCCGTGAATAAAGCTGTAGATGCCACGATAGAGGCAGCTGGTCCTGAAGGGGATCATAGGTGCGGTGTTGTTTGGCATACTCAAGGATCAGGTAAGAGCCTAATTATGGCATTTTATGCTGGAAAGTTAGTACTAGAAATGGATAATCCCACTTTAGTTGTTTTAACTGATCGTAACGATTTGGATGACCAATTATTTGGCACTTTCAAAGCTTCTCAAAATATATTAAGGCAGGAACCAGTGCAGGCAGAAAACCGGGACCACCTTCAGGAACTATTGCAAGTTTCTAGTGGTGGAATTGTATTTACAACTATTCAAAAATTCCTTCCAGAAAAAGGGACTGAATATCCTACTCTTTCCGAAAGGAGAAATATTGTAGTTATTGCTGATGAGGCCCACCGTTCACAATATGACTTCATCGATGGATTCGCCAGGCACATGCGAGATGCTCTACCAAATGCCTCATTTATTGGTTTTACAGGCACCCCACTTGAACGTGGGGATAAAAATACAGTTGCAGTATTTGGTAACTACATAGACATTTATGATATTGAACAGGCCGTAGAAGATGGAGCAACAGTCCGCATCTATTATGAGAACCGTCTGGTTAAGTTGGATCTTAAGGAAGAGGAGAAACAACATATTGATCCTCAATTTGATTTCATTACCGAAGGACAAGAGATGGAAAGGCAAGAAAAGCTCAAAAGTAAATGGGCTAGAATGGAAGCCGTTGTTGGTAGTCAAACACGAATAAAACGAGTAGCTAAGGATTTAATACGCCATTTTGAAGAAAGACTCGATGCCATGGATGGTAAAGGTATGGTTGTGTGCATGAGTCGACGCATATGCATAGAATTATACAAAGAAATTGTCAAGCTCAGACCTGAATGGCACAACGATGACGATATGCACGGCTTTTTAAAAGTGGTCATGACAGGGAGTGCCACTGATCCATTAGACTGGCAACCACATATTCGCAACAAGCCACGAAGAAAGCAATTAGGAGATACTTTCAGGGATCCCAACTCACCAATTAAATTGGTAATTGTTAGAGACATGTGGCTCACTGGATTTGATGTTCCCAGTTTAAATACCATGTACATTGACAAACCTATGCAAGGCCATGGATTAATGCAGACAATAGCTCGTGTAAACCGAGTCTACAAGGACAAAGAAGGTGGACTCATTGTTGATTATCTTGGAATCGCTACCGAACTAAAAAAGGCTTTGTCTCAGTACACTGATGGTGGTGGGCGTGGAGAGATTGCATTTGACCAAGAGCAGGCTGTTGCAATATTGATGGAAAAATATGAGATAGTGATAGGTCTCTTCTATGGATTCCGATACCAAGGTTTCCATAAAGCAAACACTAGCGAGAAATTAAAGCTCATGCGGGATGGGGCGGACTTTGTTTTAGGTCAAGAGGACGGTAAAAAACGCTGCCTAAAATATGTAAATGAACTTTCTAAAGCTTTCTCCTTAGCAGTACCTCACCCTCAGGCTATGCGAATTAGGGACGATTTAGCATTCTTCAAAGCCGTGAAAAACTACATCGTAAAGATTACAAATCCACCCGGAGGAGAAGTAGAAGATGTGGATTTAGCTATCCAACAGATCTTATCCACGGCATTAATATCAGATGAAGTATTGGATCTCTTCCAATTAGCTGGACTAAAAAAACCAGACATATCCATATTATCCGATGAGTTCCTTCTGGAAGTTAAGGACATGGAACACAAGAATACTGCTGCTGAACTTCTTAAACGACTTCTTAATGATGAAATAAATAGTATTTCTCGTAAAAATGTTATCGAAGCGCGTTCATTTGCGGATATGTTAGAAAAAACCATAAATCAATACCACAATCGAAATATCGAAGCTGTAGCAGTTATTGAGGAACTCATCGCGCTTGCAAAGAAAATGAAGGAAGCACAGAATAGAGGAGACGATTTAGGATTAACTGAATATGAATTAGCTTTTTATGATGCTCTCGGAGTGAATGATAGTGCCGTGCATGTCCTTGGAGATGATACACTACGTGAAATAGCTATGGAATTAGTCAAAGCTATAAAAAGTAATATAACCATTGATTGGACATTAAGAGAAAGTGTACAGGCCAAAATGAGGGTTGCAGTTAAGAGAATACTTAAACAATATGGTTATCCGCCAGACAAACAAAAATTAGCAGTTAAAACAGTATTGGAACAAGCTAACCGTGTTTGTGAAGAGTGGGTTGCAACTTAA
- a CDS encoding DUF3644 domain-containing protein, which translates to MKKEVRLLLERAINSLILSIDHFNRPWDRGRVEAVLILLDHSFELLMKASILHKGGKIRKKRQRETYGFDKCVRTSISNKIITDEQALTIQAINALRDAAQHYMIEVSEQQLYLHSQAGLTLFKDILNDVFQKDLTEELPERVLPISTTPPLDIDTFFETELEEVKKLLYPGSRRKTEATVKLRALTIFDKTLRGETLQPSESYLNKMADQLKDGISWKDLFPGAAAINFTTDGTGHNISLRFTKKEGIPVQVVPEGTPGATTVALKTVDHSGFYNLPHKKLAKRVGLTSPKLTALLKHMNLKKDPECYKEFTFGKAKHPQYSHKAIKKIKEELLNVDMDEIWLKNRPECYNDMSKRRKYE; encoded by the coding sequence ATGAAAAAAGAAGTCCGTTTACTTCTAGAAAGGGCCATAAATTCATTAATTCTAAGTATAGATCATTTTAATAGGCCATGGGATAGAGGTAGAGTCGAAGCTGTCTTAATTTTACTTGATCATTCTTTTGAACTTTTAATGAAAGCTTCTATTCTTCATAAAGGAGGTAAAATACGAAAAAAGAGGCAAAGAGAGACATATGGTTTTGATAAATGCGTGAGAACAAGTATATCCAATAAAATCATTACAGATGAACAAGCTCTTACCATTCAAGCTATCAACGCTTTAAGAGATGCAGCTCAACATTATATGATAGAAGTATCGGAACAACAACTATATTTACACTCTCAGGCCGGTTTAACTCTGTTTAAGGACATTTTAAATGATGTTTTTCAAAAAGATCTTACAGAAGAACTACCTGAAAGAGTTTTACCCATCTCAACTACCCCTCCTCTTGATATTGATACTTTTTTTGAAACAGAACTAGAAGAAGTGAAAAAACTTCTGTATCCGGGCTCTAGGAGAAAAACGGAAGCAACTGTTAAATTAAGAGCACTAACGATTTTCGATAAAACATTAAGGGGTGAAACTCTCCAACCTAGTGAAAGTTATTTAAATAAAATGGCTGATCAACTAAAAGACGGCATTAGCTGGAAAGATTTATTTCCAGGAGCTGCAGCTATAAATTTTACAACAGATGGTACTGGTCACAACATTTCGTTGAGATTCACCAAAAAAGAAGGTATTCCGGTACAAGTAGTCCCTGAAGGAACACCCGGAGCTACAACAGTAGCTTTAAAGACAGTCGATCATTCCGGATTCTATAATTTACCCCATAAAAAGCTTGCAAAGCGGGTAGGACTCACATCACCTAAATTAACAGCTCTTCTAAAACATATGAACTTAAAAAAGGACCCAGAATGTTATAAAGAATTTACTTTTGGAAAAGCAAAACATCCACAATATTCTCATAAGGCTATCAAAAAAATAAAGGAAGAATTATTAAATGTAGATATGGATGAAATTTGGTTAAAAAACCGACCAGAATGTTATAATGACATGAGCAAACGGAGAAAATATGAATAA
- a CDS encoding restriction endonuclease subunit S yields MMYLHNFKKTEIGLIPEDWEVKRIKDVCKLVRKSFYPNENDVRPYLGLEHIAEGILKLNGIGSSSDVKSGKLVFNKGQILFGKLRPYFRKVYRPNFDGVCSTDIFVIDKKDNNDNGFLFYFFANPIIIDIATQSSEGTRMPRASWNYLSDLEFSFPNLNEQKAISNFLAALDQKIELNHEMNRTLEEIAQTLFRHWFIHFEFPDKNGQPYKSSDGEMVDSEVGEIPVGWKVKKLKNICNITMGQSPKSEFYNEEGKGLPFHQGVTNFGKRFPTDKMFCTVENKIAEYGDILFSVRAPVGRINIAKSKIVIGRGLSAIRHEKDFQSFLLYQLKNIFTEEDSMGSGTVFNAITRKDLDDLKVLVPNEEVDKQFNDFVSPMEKKIENLILENDNLTKIRDSLLPKLMTGKIRVVR; encoded by the coding sequence ATGATGTACCTACATAATTTTAAAAAAACCGAAATAGGATTGATTCCTGAAGATTGGGAAGTAAAAAGGATTAAAGATGTGTGCAAACTGGTAAGAAAATCTTTTTACCCTAATGAAAATGATGTTAGGCCCTACTTAGGTTTAGAACATATCGCCGAAGGAATACTCAAACTAAATGGAATAGGCAGTTCATCTGATGTTAAAAGTGGTAAGTTAGTTTTTAATAAAGGGCAAATTTTATTTGGGAAATTAAGACCATATTTTAGAAAAGTTTATAGACCTAATTTTGATGGTGTATGTTCCACCGACATTTTTGTGATTGACAAAAAGGACAATAATGATAATGGGTTTTTATTTTACTTCTTTGCTAATCCTATTATCATTGATATAGCTACACAGTCTTCAGAAGGCACTAGAATGCCAAGGGCCTCTTGGAATTACCTTTCTGATCTAGAATTTTCTTTTCCAAATTTAAATGAACAAAAAGCCATCAGTAACTTCCTTGCTGCTCTTGACCAAAAAATTGAACTCAACCATGAGATGAACAGAACTCTCGAAGAAATCGCACAAACTCTCTTCCGGCACTGGTTCATCCACTTCGAATTTCCCGATAAGAACGGACAACCCTACAAGTCCAGCGATGGGGAAATGGTAGATTCTGAGGTGGGTGAAATTCCTGTGGGATGGAAAGTAAAAAAGTTGAAAAATATTTGTAATATCACAATGGGCCAATCTCCTAAATCTGAATTCTACAATGAAGAAGGAAAAGGTTTGCCATTCCACCAAGGAGTTACCAATTTTGGAAAAAGATTTCCAACTGACAAGATGTTCTGTACAGTTGAAAATAAAATTGCAGAATATGGAGATATTTTATTTAGTGTAAGAGCTCCTGTAGGTAGAATAAATATTGCTAAGTCCAAAATAGTAATCGGGAGGGGTCTCAGTGCAATCAGGCATGAAAAGGACTTTCAATCATTTTTATTATATCAATTAAAGAATATTTTCACCGAAGAAGATTCTATGGGTAGTGGAACGGTATTTAATGCCATAACTCGTAAAGATTTAGATGATTTAAAAGTTTTAGTTCCTAACGAAGAGGTTGATAAACAGTTCAATGATTTTGTTAGCCCTATGGAAAAAAAAATTGAAAATTTAATATTAGAAAATGATAATCTAACAAAAATCCGTGATTCACTCCTACCTAAATTAATGACAGGAAAAATTAGAGTTGTGAGATGA
- a CDS encoding class I SAM-dependent DNA methyltransferase translates to MAKNNGANLGFEQKLWQSADKLRNNMDAAEYKHVVLGLIFLKYISDAFLEVHEGLEADEYADPEDKDEYIALNVFWVPPEARWDYLQNHAKQPDIGKLIDDAMDAIEKDNPNLKGVLPKDYAREALDKKSLGGIIDLIGTIGLGDRESKSKDILGRVYEYFLGQFANAEGKKGGQFYTPRSIVKILVEMIEPYSGRIYDPCCGSGGMFVQSEKFVEAHEGKLGDIAIYGQESNQTTWRLCKINLAIRGIDSNIQWGDTFTEDKHRDLKSDYILANPPFNDKDWKAELLEDDQRWKYGVPPKRNANFAWVQHFINHLAPTGIAGFVLANGSMSAGGQESKIREKIVKADLVDCMVALPSQLFYNTGIPACLWFLSRDKTNSNFRNRQGEILFIDARKMGFMVDRSHRELNDEDVKQIAQVYHSWRGEGVEYEDIRGFCKSVNLDEVKKHDYILTPGRYVGFAEEVEDPEKFEEKMRKLTSELSNQFKKSEELEKSIKINLKGLGYDV, encoded by the coding sequence ATGGCTAAAAACAATGGTGCAAATTTAGGGTTTGAACAAAAACTCTGGCAATCAGCAGACAAACTACGAAATAACATGGATGCCGCTGAATACAAACACGTAGTGCTCGGACTTATTTTCTTAAAATACATCTCCGACGCCTTTTTAGAAGTACACGAAGGATTAGAAGCTGATGAATATGCCGATCCTGAAGACAAAGATGAATACATAGCACTCAATGTATTCTGGGTACCACCAGAAGCCAGATGGGACTACTTACAAAACCATGCCAAGCAACCAGACATAGGCAAACTCATTGATGATGCCATGGATGCAATTGAAAAGGACAACCCCAACCTCAAAGGAGTTCTACCCAAAGACTATGCGAGAGAAGCTCTAGATAAAAAAAGCCTTGGTGGAATAATAGATCTCATCGGAACAATAGGTCTAGGAGACCGGGAAAGTAAATCTAAAGACATTTTGGGTAGAGTATATGAGTACTTCCTAGGACAATTTGCTAATGCAGAAGGTAAAAAGGGAGGACAGTTCTATACTCCACGAAGTATAGTAAAAATCCTAGTTGAAATGATCGAACCATACTCTGGAAGAATTTATGACCCTTGTTGCGGGAGCGGAGGCATGTTTGTCCAATCTGAAAAGTTTGTAGAAGCTCATGAGGGTAAACTTGGAGATATAGCCATATATGGACAAGAATCAAATCAGACCACTTGGCGATTGTGTAAAATTAATCTGGCAATTAGAGGTATTGATTCCAACATCCAATGGGGCGACACTTTCACTGAAGACAAACACAGAGACCTAAAATCAGATTACATCCTTGCTAATCCACCATTCAACGATAAAGATTGGAAAGCAGAACTTTTAGAAGATGACCAACGATGGAAATACGGTGTTCCTCCAAAAAGGAATGCCAACTTTGCATGGGTTCAACACTTCATCAATCATTTAGCACCTACTGGAATAGCAGGCTTTGTCTTGGCTAATGGATCTATGTCTGCGGGTGGACAGGAAAGCAAAATACGTGAAAAAATAGTTAAAGCAGATCTTGTGGACTGTATGGTTGCCTTACCTTCCCAACTTTTCTATAACACAGGAATACCTGCCTGCTTATGGTTTTTGAGCAGAGACAAAACCAATAGTAACTTCCGTAACCGTCAAGGTGAAATTCTATTTATTGATGCTCGAAAGATGGGTTTTATGGTAGATCGTTCTCACAGAGAATTAAATGACGAAGATGTGAAACAGATCGCACAAGTATATCATAGCTGGCGAGGTGAAGGTGTTGAATACGAAGACATCCGTGGTTTTTGCAAGAGTGTTAACTTAGACGAAGTAAAAAAACATGACTATATACTCACACCAGGACGATATGTTGGTTTTGCTGAGGAAGTGGAAGATCCTGAAAAGTTTGAGGAAAAAATGCGAAAATTGACTTCAGAGTTATCTAATCAGTTTAAGAAATCTGAAGAACTAGAAAAATCTATTAAAATTAATCTCAAAGGGTTGGGATATGATGTCTAA
- a CDS encoding SHOCT domain-containing protein: MEVEAIAACVKCHKPLCESCRVKVNERNFCAECAEKPGFKIDKELKDLENFPHDVVKAAGRADDYLKEKGVHEEVDKFKKKSSEMFKSISKNINDSRGGKKRIITVRKPLEEIKKAKELLDMGAITEKEFEEIKHKYLEQM, from the coding sequence ATGGAAGTTGAAGCAATAGCAGCTTGTGTAAAATGCCATAAGCCTCTATGTGAATCTTGCCGTGTAAAAGTTAATGAGCGCAATTTTTGTGCTGAATGTGCTGAAAAACCTGGTTTTAAAATAGATAAGGAACTCAAAGACTTAGAGAATTTTCCCCATGATGTTGTTAAAGCTGCTGGTAGAGCTGATGATTATCTAAAGGAGAAGGGTGTTCATGAAGAAGTTGATAAATTTAAAAAGAAGAGTTCTGAGATGTTTAAATCCATATCTAAAAATATAAATGACAGTAGAGGAGGTAAAAAACGAATTATAACAGTTCGAAAGCCTTTAGAGGAAATTAAGAAAGCAAAAGAACTATTAGATATGGGAGCAATAACTGAAAAAGAATTTGAAGAAATTAAACATAAGTATCTTGAGCAGATGTAA
- a CDS encoding B-box zinc finger protein, translating into MRCEVHPDKEAVKFCGSCGSAICEDCLVNADGTSYCKSCYTKKRKTYNSNNQIESIVNEFASLFRNKIFLLVVIGFIVLILIIIIVLALNPAQTPDYMYSQGMFGP; encoded by the coding sequence ATGAGATGTGAAGTACATCCAGATAAAGAAGCTGTGAAGTTCTGTGGGTCATGCGGCAGTGCTATTTGTGAGGATTGCTTGGTAAATGCTGATGGCACCAGTTATTGTAAAAGTTGTTATACTAAAAAAAGAAAGACCTATAACTCTAATAATCAAATTGAATCTATTGTTAATGAATTTGCATCGTTATTCAGGAATAAAATCTTTTTGTTGGTTGTTATAGGATTTATTGTATTGATTTTAATAATTATAATTGTATTAGCTTTGAACCCCGCTCAGACACCGGATTATATGTATTCACAAGGAATGTTTGGCCCATAG
- a CDS encoding ArdC family protein, whose protein sequence is MKLEIPKELKGKELGKYLSDKLDEIADNICQDPDELEKFVKKWNDGFHTYSINNTILIWLQKPEAIENPLIAGYKAWQGKGRQVNKGERSIRILAPMTKKIEEDNGDLTYIVTGYFPVSVFHISQTSGEPIENLGCSDLISGYVDFERIANASPVPVNIKDLGLSNGNTDGKTINITPKKNKAAMCATLIHEWAHVALGHCENTGVVLFETEDRSAKEVAAETVSFIVCSAIGILNNKSRLYIGSWEGNREELQSNGKHLISVAESIIRKLSET, encoded by the coding sequence ATGAAATTGGAAATACCAAAAGAACTGAAAGGAAAAGAATTAGGCAAATACCTGAGTGATAAACTGGATGAAATAGCAGACAACATCTGTCAGGACCCAGATGAATTGGAAAAGTTTGTTAAAAAATGGAATGATGGCTTCCACACATATTCCATTAACAACACAATCTTAATCTGGCTACAAAAACCAGAAGCAATAGAAAATCCTCTAATAGCAGGTTACAAAGCATGGCAGGGAAAAGGACGTCAAGTGAATAAAGGCGAGCGAAGTATAAGAATACTTGCACCAATGACTAAGAAAATAGAAGAAGACAACGGAGATTTAACATACATTGTCACTGGATACTTCCCAGTCTCAGTATTTCACATCTCCCAAACAAGTGGAGAACCAATAGAGAATCTTGGGTGTTCAGATCTGATCTCAGGATACGTAGACTTCGAAAGAATAGCCAATGCATCCCCAGTACCCGTAAACATTAAAGATCTAGGACTATCAAATGGGAATACAGATGGGAAAACCATAAACATCACACCAAAGAAGAATAAAGCTGCTATGTGTGCCACACTAATACATGAATGGGCCCATGTAGCTTTAGGACACTGTGAAAATACAGGAGTAGTCTTATTTGAAACAGAAGATCGATCTGCTAAGGAGGTTGCAGCGGAGACTGTAAGCTTTATTGTCTGTAGTGCAATAGGTATCCTAAATAATAAAAGCAGGTTGTATATTGGTAGTTGGGAGGGTAACAGAGAAGAGCTACAATCTAATGGGAAACATCTAATTAGCGTAGCTGAATCAATCATCCGTAAACTATCCGAGACATAA
- a CDS encoding tyrosine-type recombinase/integrase: MKGEDDEIIENWFLRRNIAKGTQKSYSIAFKDYCDLIGKTPSELFEEADLEEERGVRPIKSKVYHYLLKYKKHLIESGKSKKTVKLYFSTVRSFYMSFDITLPDIKLDSGDIGLEKNEGRLLKRADIRKLVNAASSRERALIYLMALSGMGQQEARDLTIKKYLDVASSAIGKPLDDVNDLFKFEDEILKEILTLHITRQKTRYSHITFIPPEASREIIHYLKERCNGRNEKVRVDNNSDYIFASKNGGQLSRDSIVTNFRRIGELAGFKRDKNSYSFWRSHALRKYFISTFINKKGEKVIADFMAGHKISDMDRAYWKANPEDLKKMYADALPTLSLDKANVRDYETEEFREIKEKNKDLNEKLKMQNEEMAQLKDQIKSVQDDTQKSFKELLENLNPSDPNAIAKLLPILSSSAFEDKNIVKTQYRKNTD; the protein is encoded by the coding sequence ATGAAAGGGGAAGATGATGAAATTATTGAAAATTGGTTTTTAAGGCGAAATATTGCTAAAGGAACTCAAAAATCGTATAGTATTGCTTTTAAAGATTATTGTGATCTTATTGGTAAAACACCTAGTGAATTATTTGAAGAAGCTGATTTAGAAGAAGAAAGAGGTGTTAGGCCAATAAAATCCAAAGTTTATCATTATCTACTCAAATATAAAAAACATCTCATTGAATCAGGTAAATCTAAAAAAACTGTAAAATTATACTTTTCTACTGTTAGATCTTTTTACATGTCATTTGATATCACTCTACCCGATATTAAGTTAGATAGTGGAGACATAGGTTTAGAAAAAAATGAGGGCAGGCTATTAAAACGAGCTGACATTCGTAAACTAGTGAATGCAGCATCTTCACGTGAACGTGCATTAATTTATCTCATGGCATTATCAGGGATGGGTCAACAAGAGGCAAGAGATTTAACCATTAAGAAATACCTTGATGTAGCAAGTTCGGCTATTGGAAAACCTTTAGATGATGTAAATGATCTATTCAAATTTGAAGATGAAATTCTTAAAGAGATTTTAACTTTACATATTACTCGTCAAAAAACTAGGTATAGTCATATAACGTTTATTCCTCCAGAAGCTTCTCGAGAAATTATACACTATCTTAAGGAACGGTGTAATGGGAGAAATGAGAAAGTTAGGGTTGATAATAACTCTGATTATATATTTGCAAGTAAAAATGGCGGACAACTATCAAGAGATAGTATTGTTACAAATTTCCGCCGTATAGGTGAACTTGCTGGTTTTAAACGTGACAAAAATAGCTACAGCTTTTGGAGAAGCCATGCACTTCGTAAATATTTTATTTCTACCTTCATAAATAAGAAAGGAGAAAAAGTTATTGCTGATTTCATGGCAGGACATAAAATAAGTGATATGGATAGAGCATATTGGAAGGCCAATCCTGAAGATTTAAAAAAAATGTATGCCGATGCATTACCTACACTTTCACTAGATAAAGCAAACGTACGAGATTATGAAACTGAAGAGTTTAGAGAAATAAAAGAGAAGAATAAAGATCTAAATGAAAAACTAAAAATGCAAAATGAAGAGATGGCCCAATTAAAAGATCAGATAAAGTCGGTTCAAGATGATACTCAAAAGTCGTTTAAAGAACTTTTAGAGAATTTGAACCCTTCAGATCCAAATGCAATCGCCAAATTACTCCCAATTTTATCTAGCAGTGCTTTTGAAGACAAAAATATTGTTAAAACTCAATATAGAAAAAATACTGACTAA
- the uppS gene encoding polyprenyl diphosphate synthase: MSILKPLYSAYEWYISRDLRPEDMPKHVAITMDGNRRYARIQRNMSPLDGHKHGKNTLEDFLGWCVDLGIEIITVYAFSSKNFNRPQDEVQGLMKLFKENFEGIAKNKKIHKNEVRVKAVGQLDLLPEDVREAIDIAEASTASYNNMLLNIAIGYDGRLEIVDTIKKISGKVKEGKLDPEDINEEVVNENLYTAGLDDPNLIIRTSGEERFSGFLLWQASYSELYFCDSYWPAFRKVDFLRALRSYQQRERRFGV; the protein is encoded by the coding sequence ATGTCTATTTTAAAACCACTTTACAGTGCATACGAATGGTATATATCCAGAGATCTCCGGCCGGAGGATATGCCCAAGCACGTAGCCATTACCATGGATGGTAACCGGAGATATGCAAGAATTCAAAGGAATATGAGTCCGCTGGATGGTCATAAACACGGAAAAAATACCCTTGAAGACTTTTTAGGATGGTGTGTTGATCTGGGAATAGAGATTATCACCGTGTACGCATTCTCAAGTAAGAACTTTAACCGGCCACAGGATGAGGTTCAAGGCTTGATGAAGCTTTTTAAAGAAAACTTTGAAGGAATAGCCAAAAATAAGAAAATTCACAAGAATGAAGTTCGGGTGAAAGCAGTTGGTCAGCTGGATTTACTTCCAGAGGATGTGAGAGAAGCCATAGATATTGCGGAAGCATCAACCGCTTCCTATAACAATATGCTTTTGAATATAGCCATTGGTTATGATGGGCGTTTAGAAATAGTGGACACCATTAAAAAGATTTCAGGAAAAGTTAAGGAAGGAAAACTGGATCCTGAAGACATTAATGAAGAAGTAGTAAATGAAAACCTTTATACTGCAGGATTAGATGATCCCAACCTTATCATAAGAACCAGTGGTGAGGAACGGTTTAGCGGATTTTTACTATGGCAGGCATCCTATTCAGAACTCTATTTCTGCGATAGTTACTGGCCTGCATTCCGAAAGGTAGACTTTTTAAGGGCTTTAAGATCATATCAGCAGAGAGAAAGGAGATTTGGGGTCTAA